A single window of Treponema denticola ATCC 35405 DNA harbors:
- a CDS encoding helix-hairpin-helix domain-containing protein, producing the protein MVYTRSIMEFTNEFIEGLSVNEADIMKKIAEELNIKVAQVSAVISLVNEGCTIPFISRYRKEMHGSLDEVQVRDSDRLFKSYTNLETRRLEIVRGIFAAGKLTDSLYENIMKAGTLTELEDIWLPFKKKKKTRGMLAVERGLQALADLMKELEAAPLEEKAKEFIVTDAETEELNVPTVEDALQGAADIIAEEISQDTENRKAVHDYFIKTGKFEVKGLGDEEAAKTSVYQMYWDYSENLNEIKPHRVLAINRGEREGVLEVKIDVSIEDAISLLQNKYTLNNDYHKEAIADGLVRLLAPAVLREIRSDLADTADEHGINIFSENLKHLLMTQPIKGTRVLGVDPGIRTGTKCAALDETGKYLGSFVIYQHKTEEAKFLVLEAVKKYNVQLIAVGNGTGSHEVQEIVSAVIKESCPDVLFTVVDEDGASVYSAGDVAREEFPDLDLTIRGAISIGRRLQDPLAELVKIDPKSIGVGLYQHDLNQKKLSEELDAVVGSVVNNVGVNLNTASASLLKYVSGVSSSLAKKIVACREAEGIFTDREQLKKVSGMGPKSFEQCAGFLKIPESSNPLDNSWVHPENYETGKIIYDVIHKNEEVSGELRSEIKTKYNIGDQTINDIIEELKKPNRDPREDCPKPIMQQGVLQFEDLKVGMTVKGKIKNVVDFGAFVDLGIKETALLHISEMSDSFISDPLEAVKVGDIVECKIISLDEDRRRISLSRKTGEGGADGKARGASRLTAKQKAEVKKLVVKTKDGKTLTVKTAAGSPTVQGGKELSERGERSPAARGERSPAHRGDRKVGEPRSRKDDDGTKYNPFAILLQGKK; encoded by the coding sequence ATGGTATATACTCGCAGTATTATGGAATTTACAAATGAATTTATTGAAGGCCTCAGTGTAAACGAGGCCGATATTATGAAGAAGATTGCAGAAGAACTTAACATAAAAGTTGCTCAAGTCTCTGCAGTTATAAGTTTGGTCAATGAGGGATGCACCATCCCCTTTATTTCCCGTTATCGAAAAGAAATGCACGGTTCTCTTGATGAAGTTCAAGTCAGGGATTCAGACCGCCTGTTTAAATCTTATACAAATTTGGAAACCCGCCGCCTCGAAATTGTGCGGGGGATTTTTGCTGCCGGAAAGTTGACCGATTCTCTTTATGAAAATATAATGAAGGCCGGAACTCTTACCGAGCTTGAAGACATTTGGCTTCCCTTTAAAAAGAAAAAGAAAACCCGCGGTATGCTTGCCGTTGAAAGAGGCTTGCAGGCTTTAGCCGATTTGATGAAAGAGCTTGAAGCCGCTCCCCTTGAAGAAAAGGCTAAAGAATTTATTGTAACCGATGCCGAAACGGAAGAGCTAAATGTTCCCACGGTCGAAGATGCCCTCCAAGGTGCTGCCGATATAATTGCCGAAGAAATTTCTCAAGATACCGAAAACCGCAAAGCCGTTCATGATTATTTTATAAAGACCGGAAAGTTTGAAGTTAAGGGACTCGGTGATGAAGAGGCTGCAAAGACTTCCGTTTATCAGATGTACTGGGATTATTCCGAAAACTTAAACGAAATAAAACCCCACCGCGTGCTTGCGATTAACCGCGGAGAAAGGGAAGGGGTTTTGGAAGTAAAAATAGATGTAAGCATCGAAGATGCAATTTCTCTTTTGCAAAATAAGTATACACTAAATAACGACTACCATAAGGAAGCTATAGCCGACGGACTTGTTCGTTTGCTTGCTCCTGCAGTTTTAAGAGAAATAAGAAGCGACCTCGCCGACACCGCTGATGAGCACGGTATAAATATTTTCAGTGAAAACTTAAAGCATCTTTTGATGACCCAACCCATCAAGGGCACAAGGGTTTTAGGAGTTGACCCCGGTATAAGGACGGGAACTAAATGTGCCGCTCTCGATGAAACAGGAAAATACCTAGGCTCCTTTGTGATTTATCAGCATAAGACTGAAGAAGCAAAATTCTTGGTATTGGAAGCCGTTAAAAAATACAATGTTCAGCTAATTGCTGTCGGCAACGGCACAGGCTCCCACGAGGTGCAGGAAATAGTTTCCGCCGTTATCAAAGAATCTTGTCCCGATGTATTGTTTACGGTAGTCGATGAAGACGGAGCTTCGGTTTATTCTGCAGGCGATGTCGCCCGCGAAGAATTCCCCGATTTGGATTTAACGATAAGAGGGGCTATTTCAATCGGAAGAAGATTGCAGGACCCTCTTGCAGAGCTTGTAAAGATTGATCCCAAGTCCATAGGTGTCGGTTTATATCAGCACGACTTAAACCAAAAAAAATTAAGCGAAGAGCTTGATGCTGTTGTAGGTTCCGTAGTAAATAATGTAGGCGTAAATTTAAACACTGCAAGTGCTTCTTTGTTAAAATACGTTTCGGGTGTAAGTTCATCTCTTGCAAAAAAAATTGTAGCCTGCCGTGAAGCCGAAGGGATTTTTACCGACAGGGAACAATTAAAAAAGGTAAGCGGAATGGGGCCTAAATCATTTGAGCAGTGTGCCGGCTTTTTAAAAATCCCCGAAAGCTCGAATCCCTTGGACAATTCTTGGGTTCATCCCGAAAACTATGAAACCGGAAAAATCATCTACGATGTAATTCATAAAAATGAAGAAGTTTCGGGTGAGCTTCGAAGCGAAATAAAAACCAAGTACAATATCGGAGACCAGACCATAAACGATATTATCGAAGAATTAAAAAAGCCTAACCGTGATCCGCGCGAAGATTGTCCTAAGCCCATCATGCAGCAAGGCGTTCTTCAATTTGAAGACCTAAAAGTCGGAATGACCGTAAAGGGAAAAATCAAAAACGTAGTAGACTTCGGAGCCTTTGTCGATTTGGGAATTAAGGAAACGGCTCTTTTACATATCTCGGAGATGAGCGATTCTTTTATCTCGGATCCGCTTGAGGCCGTAAAGGTAGGCGACATTGTAGAGTGTAAAATTATTTCACTTGACGAAGACCGCCGCCGAATTTCTTTAAGCCGAAAAACGGGAGAAGGCGGTGCCGATGGCAAAGCCCGGGGTGCATCCCGTCTTACCGCAAAGCAAAAGGCTGAGGTAAAAAAACTTGTAGTCAAAACCAAGGACGGCAAAACGCTTACGGTTAAAACCGCTGCAGGATCTCCGACGGTACAGGGAGGCAAGGAGCTTTCCGAAAGAGGAGAAAGAAGCCCCGCTGCAAGAGGAGAAAGATCTCCTGCACATCGAGGCGATAGAAAGGTGGGTGAACCCCGCTCCCGCAAAGATGATGACGGTACAAAGTACAATCCCTTTGCAATATTATTGCAGGGCAAAAAATAA
- a CDS encoding hemerythrin family protein: MDDFVSWDASYDLGIEYVDKQHRRLVELINELYHACLGEKGELEEKFKHVMKELVEYVMIHFKDEEKIMEEINYPNIKEHKQHHENFVKKILQSVNDYRNGKQFVPNTFVRFLRDWLFNHILISDKEWAKFYFANKK; this comes from the coding sequence ATGGATGATTTTGTTTCATGGGATGCAAGTTACGATTTAGGAATAGAATACGTAGATAAGCAGCACAGAAGATTGGTAGAGCTGATAAACGAGTTGTATCATGCATGTCTCGGCGAAAAAGGGGAATTAGAAGAAAAATTTAAACATGTGATGAAAGAACTTGTAGAATATGTAATGATTCATTTTAAAGATGAAGAAAAGATAATGGAAGAAATCAATTATCCGAACATTAAAGAACATAAACAGCATCATGAAAATTTTGTAAAGAAAATTTTACAATCCGTCAACGATTATCGCAACGGAAAACAATTTGTTCCAAATACATTTGTGCGTTTTTTAAGGGATTGGCTTTTTAATCATATCTTAATTTCGGATAAAGAATGGGCAAAATTCTATTTTGCAAATAAAAAGTAA
- the xseA gene encoding exodeoxyribonuclease VII large subunit, with protein MAQTYSVYEITLQIKELLESGFGYVSIEGEISNFRPSAAGHLYFILKDEKASIQAVMFKGKTRSLSFVPKDGMTVKAEGAISVYEQRGSYQIIIEEMSLAGEGNILKMLEERKKKLAAEGIFDSERKKPLPYFPKRIAVITSPTGAAVRDIINVVKRRNEKIGIVVLPAIVQGEEAAPVLIRQLKIADEKNLGDLIIIGRGGGSLEDLLPFSDEELVRAIAACKTPVISAVGHEIDWALSDFAADMRAPTPSAAAELAAPILNDIMYSIAVNREDLTQNIENRIERIRLMLNNFKPDSLELRFRNIQQPLLARFDNAKEEILSGMQERCKDLRQRLLVLNKILEGANPQGILDRGYSIVRNAQTGKTIRSFSQVKEGEALLIQPSKGTIEAEVKRVSS; from the coding sequence ATGGCACAAACTTATTCCGTTTATGAAATTACTTTACAGATAAAAGAGCTTTTGGAATCCGGCTTCGGATATGTCTCGATTGAAGGAGAAATTTCCAACTTCCGTCCCTCGGCGGCGGGGCATCTTTATTTTATTTTAAAAGATGAAAAGGCTTCAATTCAGGCTGTAATGTTTAAGGGAAAGACACGCTCTTTGAGCTTTGTGCCCAAGGATGGGATGACCGTAAAAGCTGAAGGGGCAATTTCGGTATATGAGCAGCGCGGTTCCTATCAGATTATAATAGAAGAGATGAGCCTCGCAGGCGAGGGGAATATTTTAAAAATGCTGGAAGAACGCAAGAAAAAACTTGCCGCAGAGGGCATTTTTGATTCTGAAAGAAAGAAACCTTTGCCTTATTTTCCGAAACGAATTGCCGTAATTACAAGTCCCACAGGAGCCGCCGTTCGGGATATTATAAATGTAGTAAAAAGACGGAACGAAAAAATAGGCATAGTTGTTCTTCCTGCAATCGTTCAGGGGGAAGAGGCTGCACCTGTCTTAATCAGGCAGTTAAAAATTGCCGACGAAAAAAACTTAGGCGACCTTATCATAATAGGAAGGGGAGGCGGCTCTTTGGAAGACCTCCTTCCATTTTCGGATGAAGAGCTTGTCAGGGCAATAGCTGCCTGTAAAACCCCCGTCATTTCTGCAGTAGGGCACGAAATAGATTGGGCTCTCTCCGATTTTGCAGCCGACATGAGGGCTCCCACCCCATCCGCCGCCGCAGAGCTGGCCGCTCCAATTTTAAACGATATTATGTACTCCATAGCCGTAAATCGGGAAGACCTTACACAAAATATTGAAAACCGCATCGAAAGGATAAGGCTCATGTTAAATAATTTTAAGCCCGATTCCTTGGAACTGCGCTTTAGAAACATTCAGCAGCCCCTTCTTGCAAGATTCGACAATGCAAAGGAAGAAATCCTATCCGGTATGCAGGAGCGATGTAAGGATCTTAGGCAAAGACTTTTAGTTTTAAACAAGATTTTGGAGGGGGCAAACCCTCAAGGTATCTTGGATAGGGGATACTCCATTGTCCGCAATGCCCAAACAGGAAAAACTATCCGCTCCTTTTCCCAAGTTAAAGAAGGAGAAGCTCTGTTAATTCAGCCTTCAAAGGGAACTATAGAGGCTGAGGTAAAAAGGGTAAGCAGTTAA
- a CDS encoding TRAP transporter large permease subunit translates to MKKLVNGFILALTAVLIVLPFVSHILASLGGNSLEYERLIVQLVFVFACLAGLITTIEKKQLNIEVFTSKLNKKHQSIVHVTLSCVNTAILTAIFLSVFPNYNMLSSEDHVLYIPIKIFFSALPPMYLIMLALEIKRNKCIISNIAGLLIGLLISTGSILGLLNLVFGSWYPEINDSGLAVLLSGISTSVQIFSENAIWLIVLIFTVFSLFGMPLYIVLSGLAYFAFMTTGGYVESIPMETYNILTDTSIAAIPLFTIAGYLLAGGSAGKRLLDFVKSSVGCIRGGVVIAAVLVATFFTTFTGASGVTILALGGILSVILTGSGYSEDDSEALITASGSIGLLLPPSLAVIVYGATNFMTVNIFDLFKGAVLPGVLLALSMIVIGVIKDKKSKRIRFSRDALAQSFKAGFLELLLPVLIVIVYFGGYFTLFETAAFTVLYSFVLEVLIRKDLSIKKAIHVILQSIPVAGGVLVIIGAAKGLALFLVYAGIPQILSDLAITFVGSKILFLLLLNIVLLIVGCIMDLYSAILVVSPLIIPVAESFGIHPVHTGVIFLTNLALGFLTPPIGMNLFIASYTFKKPVIKIVKSILPYLAVQFVILLLITYIPWFSTVFVD, encoded by the coding sequence ATGAAAAAGTTAGTTAATGGTTTTATTTTAGCTCTTACGGCAGTACTAATTGTACTGCCTTTTGTAAGCCATATACTTGCAAGTTTAGGTGGAAATAGTTTAGAGTATGAGCGGTTGATTGTTCAGCTGGTCTTTGTTTTTGCCTGTCTTGCAGGTCTTATCACAACAATAGAAAAAAAACAACTGAATATAGAAGTTTTTACTTCCAAATTGAATAAAAAGCATCAATCAATTGTACATGTGACTTTATCCTGCGTAAATACAGCAATCCTTACAGCTATATTTTTATCCGTATTTCCAAACTACAATATGCTCTCTTCAGAAGATCATGTTTTGTATATTCCGATAAAAATTTTCTTCTCTGCACTCCCTCCGATGTACCTGATAATGCTTGCATTGGAAATAAAGAGAAACAAGTGCATAATTTCAAACATAGCAGGTCTTCTAATAGGGCTGTTAATAAGTACGGGCTCTATTTTGGGACTCTTAAATTTGGTATTCGGTTCATGGTACCCTGAAATAAACGATTCAGGTCTCGCAGTTCTTTTAAGCGGTATTTCCACCTCCGTGCAAATTTTTTCTGAAAATGCTATTTGGCTGATTGTATTAATTTTTACCGTATTCAGCCTTTTCGGTATGCCTCTTTATATTGTACTTTCAGGTCTGGCATATTTTGCCTTTATGACCACCGGAGGCTATGTAGAGAGCATACCCATGGAAACCTATAATATCTTAACGGATACATCCATAGCTGCAATTCCGCTGTTTACGATTGCAGGCTATCTTTTGGCAGGAGGAAGTGCCGGAAAAAGGCTCTTGGATTTTGTTAAAAGCTCTGTCGGCTGTATAAGAGGCGGCGTTGTGATTGCAGCAGTATTGGTCGCAACTTTTTTTACAACCTTCACGGGAGCCTCTGGAGTAACCATATTAGCCTTGGGAGGGATTTTAAGCGTAATTTTAACAGGCTCGGGCTATTCGGAAGATGACTCGGAAGCCCTTATAACGGCATCAGGTTCCATCGGACTCTTATTACCTCCAAGCTTGGCCGTTATAGTCTATGGAGCAACTAACTTTATGACCGTAAACATATTTGACCTTTTTAAGGGGGCTGTCCTTCCCGGAGTGCTATTGGCCTTGTCAATGATAGTCATAGGAGTTATAAAGGATAAAAAATCAAAAAGAATCAGGTTTTCAAGAGATGCCCTTGCTCAAAGTTTTAAGGCAGGTTTTTTAGAGCTTCTTCTTCCCGTATTAATAGTGATTGTATATTTTGGAGGCTATTTTACCCTTTTTGAAACCGCAGCCTTTACGGTTTTATATTCGTTTGTGTTGGAAGTTTTAATAAGAAAGGACTTGAGCATAAAAAAAGCCATCCACGTTATTTTACAAAGTATACCGGTCGCAGGAGGAGTGCTCGTAATAATAGGAGCCGCAAAGGGGCTTGCCCTCTTTTTAGTCTATGCAGGAATCCCCCAAATACTCTCAGATCTTGCAATCACCTTTGTCGGTTCAAAAATTTTATTCCTGCTGCTGTTAAATATTGTGCTGTTGATAGTAGGCTGTATCATGGATTTATATTCGGCTATCTTGGTAGTATCGCCCCTTATAATTCCCGTTGCCGAAAGCTTCGGTATACATCCGGTACATACCGGAGTAATATTTTTAACTAACCTGGCTCTCGGCTTTTTGACACCGCCTATCGGAATGAACCTTTTTATAGCAAGTTATACATTTAAAAAGCCTGTAATAAAAATAGTAAAGAGCATACTGCCCTATCTGGCAGTTCAATTTGTTATATTGCTTTTAATTACGTACATTCCGTGGTTCAGCACTGTCTTTGTAGATTAA
- the dctP gene encoding TRAP transporter substrate-binding protein DctP — MKKKLLFAFFVLVMISGIFAQQKIVLKIASSAPARTPWDIELKKLAQEWNKITKGLVSVRFMDMTVLGGEKAGVVKMKPSRPGQRPQIDGAILSPVGLNELAPNAKIFTLSLPFLIQNQEELDLVLSEYGYAFENEIQKNGCKLITWSNVGWLSFYTKDSYSNLNELKKIKMLCSNDTKDFTDVLKISGFNVLPVDPAKFTQELKAAAGARSFASVSILAYTLRLYKDVSYMLDARLCPIMAGFVMSDESWALIPDQYKPAMLEAMNKTTKNLNAALEDMEREYVKEMKQGGIKIISLNSQQKKEWTKEFQEDMKRVQKTLPNIINAEIYEKITKQLEAYRK; from the coding sequence ATGAAGAAAAAATTATTGTTTGCTTTTTTTGTACTTGTAATGATTTCAGGTATCTTTGCTCAACAGAAGATTGTTTTAAAGATTGCAAGCAGTGCCCCCGCGAGGACTCCTTGGGATATCGAATTAAAAAAGCTGGCCCAAGAGTGGAACAAGATAACAAAGGGTCTTGTAAGCGTCAGGTTTATGGATATGACTGTACTCGGAGGAGAAAAAGCAGGGGTTGTAAAGATGAAGCCTTCACGTCCAGGACAAAGGCCGCAAATAGACGGAGCCATATTAAGTCCGGTAGGCTTAAATGAACTTGCGCCTAATGCTAAAATTTTCACCCTTTCCCTCCCCTTCTTAATACAGAATCAAGAAGAACTTGATCTGGTTTTAAGCGAATACGGATATGCCTTTGAAAACGAAATTCAAAAAAACGGATGCAAGCTTATAACATGGTCCAATGTAGGATGGCTTTCATTTTATACAAAGGATTCATATTCAAACCTTAACGAATTAAAAAAGATAAAAATGCTATGCTCAAACGACACAAAAGACTTTACCGATGTGCTAAAAATTTCAGGTTTTAATGTACTACCCGTAGACCCTGCAAAATTTACTCAAGAATTAAAGGCTGCAGCAGGAGCAAGAAGTTTTGCATCGGTTTCTATTCTTGCTTATACGCTAAGACTGTACAAGGATGTATCCTACATGCTTGATGCACGTCTATGCCCTATAATGGCAGGCTTTGTCATGTCGGATGAATCTTGGGCTCTTATCCCTGATCAGTATAAACCTGCAATGCTGGAAGCAATGAATAAAACAACAAAAAATCTAAATGCAGCCCTTGAGGATATGGAAAGGGAATATGTGAAAGAAATGAAGCAAGGTGGTATAAAAATAATAAGCCTTAACTCTCAACAAAAAAAGGAATGGACAAAAGAATTCCAGGAAGATATGAAAAGAGTTCAAAAAACACTTCCTAATATCATCAATGCGGAAATATACGAAAAAATAACAAAACAGCTTGAAGCATACCGAAAATAA
- a CDS encoding TRAP transporter TatT component family protein: MKNKIIFTLILIICLIFSSCSIKKMAYNSAANAMAPLPEKKIKPAPDAPNPITALTGEDDVELVGEVFPVILKLYEGMHIADPAHRGLAIMTGELYIMYSNVFVEGPANYLSDDEYDKKDKAFNRAKKFYKRGYNKILSALDTAYPGFTEAINSDNEEKIESMLKNCKSYDTEALHWAGAGILAAFSLDPLDVQCLQTVQGARLMLEKVCSLDPGYSDGATWEILAKFYASAPDSLGGNIEKAEKAYKKALELSQGKSPSIYVTYALSFCVPKQDSKGFDEAIEKALAVNPESDPDNKLVISISQRYAEWLKENKDMFILGDIE, translated from the coding sequence ATGAAAAATAAGATTATCTTTACGCTCATTCTTATTATCTGCCTGATTTTTTCTTCTTGTTCGATAAAAAAGATGGCCTATAATTCGGCAGCCAATGCGATGGCTCCTCTTCCCGAAAAAAAAATAAAACCGGCTCCCGATGCCCCGAATCCCATTACGGCTTTAACCGGAGAAGATGATGTAGAGCTGGTCGGAGAAGTTTTTCCCGTTATTTTAAAACTCTATGAGGGAATGCATATTGCAGACCCTGCACATAGGGGGCTTGCCATAATGACAGGCGAACTTTATATAATGTATTCAAATGTATTTGTAGAAGGTCCTGCCAACTATCTTTCAGATGACGAGTACGATAAAAAAGACAAGGCTTTTAATAGAGCTAAAAAGTTTTATAAAAGAGGTTATAACAAAATTCTTTCAGCCTTGGATACGGCCTATCCGGGATTTACCGAAGCTATAAACTCCGATAATGAGGAAAAAATAGAATCAATGCTAAAAAACTGTAAGTCCTATGACACGGAAGCCCTGCATTGGGCAGGAGCAGGTATTTTAGCTGCATTTTCCCTTGATCCCTTGGATGTTCAATGTTTACAAACAGTTCAAGGAGCAAGGCTTATGCTCGAAAAGGTTTGCAGCCTTGATCCGGGCTATTCTGACGGGGCAACATGGGAAATTTTAGCAAAATTCTATGCATCCGCACCGGACAGCCTGGGCGGTAATATTGAAAAGGCCGAAAAGGCCTATAAAAAAGCTCTTGAGCTTTCTCAAGGAAAAAGTCCTTCAATATATGTAACCTATGCCCTCTCTTTTTGTGTACCTAAGCAGGACAGTAAGGGATTTGATGAAGCAATAGAAAAAGCCTTGGCAGTCAATCCCGAATCTGATCCGGATAATAAGCTGGTCATCAGCATTTCACAAAGATATGCGGAATGGCTAAAAGAAAATAAAGACATGTTTATATTGGGAGATATAGAATGA
- a CDS encoding IS30-like element ISTde2 family transposase, translating into MNQKNDTIKSKKWKHLSEKERYAIEALFKSDYNARQIAQSLNRDRRTIQREIKRGMVIKVTENPYVSRNPKVPDYLEKTVYSARKGQQRADKMKLLKGRGLKIGKDKKLLHYLETCIADNKFSPDAAIGQIKELGLQFPVMICTKTVYNMIDRGDFSRLTNKDLPVKRNKTKRKYKKISKIAKNNIKGRSIEQRSEQINKRQEKGHWEMDLVIGKGRCCLQVMTERVTRKELIFKIPDKKQESIKKNIDMLEMKYKDEFKEIFKSITMDNGTEFLDQEGLETSCLKEGEKRTTCYYAHPYSSWERGSNENANKLIRRFIPKGADISKYSDIQIKQVENWINNYPRRMFGYKTANQMYT; encoded by the coding sequence ATGAACCAGAAGAATGATACCATAAAAAGTAAAAAATGGAAACACCTTAGCGAAAAAGAAAGATATGCGATAGAAGCATTATTCAAAAGCGACTATAATGCAAGGCAAATTGCACAGTCTTTAAATAGGGATAGAAGAACGATACAGAGGGAGATAAAAAGGGGAATGGTAATAAAAGTAACAGAAAATCCATATGTAAGCCGTAATCCAAAAGTTCCTGACTATCTTGAAAAGACAGTTTACTCGGCACGAAAAGGACAACAAAGAGCCGATAAAATGAAATTACTAAAAGGCCGTGGTTTAAAAATAGGTAAGGATAAAAAACTTTTACATTATTTGGAAACATGTATAGCGGATAATAAATTTTCTCCTGATGCCGCTATAGGACAAATAAAAGAACTAGGCTTACAGTTTCCGGTTATGATATGCACCAAAACTGTATACAATATGATAGACAGAGGGGATTTTTCTAGGCTTACAAACAAAGATTTACCTGTAAAACGCAATAAAACTAAACGAAAATATAAAAAAATAAGCAAAATTGCTAAAAACAACATAAAAGGACGCAGTATTGAACAAAGAAGTGAACAGATAAATAAAAGACAGGAAAAAGGACATTGGGAAATGGATTTGGTGATAGGTAAAGGAAGATGCTGCTTACAAGTTATGACTGAAAGAGTTACCAGAAAAGAATTAATATTTAAAATCCCCGATAAAAAACAGGAAAGTATTAAAAAAAATATAGATATGCTTGAGATGAAATATAAAGATGAGTTTAAAGAAATATTTAAAAGCATAACCATGGATAACGGGACTGAATTTTTAGACCAAGAAGGCCTTGAAACCTCTTGTTTAAAAGAAGGAGAAAAAAGGACAACTTGTTATTATGCACATCCTTATAGTTCTTGGGAAAGAGGAAGCAATGAGAATGCTAATAAATTAATTAGACGCTTTATACCAAAAGGAGCAGATATAAGTAAATATAGTGACATACAAATAAAACAAGTAGAGAATTGGATAAATAATTATCCTAGACGGATGTTTGGCTATAAAACGGCCAATCAAATGTATACATGA
- the glmS gene encoding methylaspartate mutase subunit S: protein MARKIKLVLGVIGSDCHAVGNKILDYSLTEAGFEVTNIGVLSPQEDFINAALETNADAILVSSLYGQGELDCKGLREKCDEAGLKGIKLFVGGNIVVGKQNFDEVHKRFTAMGFDHVYPPGTPVETTIKDLHADFPDHA from the coding sequence ATGGCAAGAAAAATTAAACTTGTATTGGGCGTAATAGGCTCTGATTGTCATGCTGTCGGTAATAAAATTTTGGATTACTCTTTAACCGAAGCCGGTTTTGAAGTAACCAATATAGGCGTTTTGAGTCCCCAAGAAGATTTTATAAATGCTGCCCTTGAAACGAATGCGGATGCGATTTTAGTATCCTCTCTTTACGGTCAAGGAGAGCTGGACTGTAAAGGTTTACGCGAAAAATGCGATGAAGCAGGCTTAAAAGGGATTAAGCTTTTTGTCGGCGGAAACATAGTTGTAGGAAAACAAAATTTTGATGAGGTACATAAACGTTTTACCGCAATGGGTTTTGATCACGTTTATCCGCCGGGAACACCGGTTGAAACGACTATTAAAGATTTACATGCCGACTTTCCGGATCATGCATAG